One genomic region from Sulfurimonas sp. encodes:
- a CDS encoding c-type cytochrome encodes MFKLDRKLIISACVGTMFALSATALSADSRATNKINIDGGVSYPVVNSKTGPYWVNTQSANMKINNGRIPTANEIAAWDKDVMPDGTGLPEGSGSVEDGEEIYEAQCIMCHGDFGSGGGGYPALSKGNAEELQQTLTNNRWKDPEADGPTRVFGSYWPYASTMWWYIRDGMPHTKSKTLSVDETYALTAYMLNINEMSIDGEEVDEEYILDREKFLKIKMPNVDGFEPNIDGPNALNDVRKYYANPANFGGIKKEVSQRCMKDCQKSTAKIRRIQNGGIKDFLPPMSVAKDLPKKEASDMGFNVMKSYENNCMPCHGAEGMGAPVTGDKDAWAEVMTNGMDTVQKNALEGLNGMPAKGGASVSDNELKLLVDYMIEKSK; translated from the coding sequence ATGTTCAAATTAGATCGTAAATTAATTATTTCTGCTTGTGTAGGTACAATGTTTGCCTTATCTGCAACAGCATTAAGTGCAGATTCAAGGGCAACTAATAAAATTAATATTGACGGTGGGGTGTCTTACCCTGTTGTAAATTCGAAGACAGGTCCATATTGGGTTAATACGCAATCAGCTAATATGAAAATTAATAATGGGCGTATTCCAACTGCAAATGAAATAGCAGCATGGGACAAAGATGTTATGCCTGATGGAACAGGTTTACCAGAAGGTAGTGGTTCTGTTGAAGATGGTGAAGAGATTTATGAGGCACAGTGTATTATGTGTCATGGTGATTTTGGCTCAGGTGGCGGGGGTTATCCTGCTCTTTCTAAAGGAAATGCTGAGGAGTTACAACAAACTCTTACAAACAACAGATGGAAAGATCCAGAAGCAGATGGACCAACTCGTGTTTTTGGTTCTTACTGGCCATATGCTAGTACGATGTGGTGGTACATTAGAGATGGTATGCCTCATACAAAGTCAAAAACTTTAAGTGTTGATGAAACATACGCGCTTACTGCATATATGTTAAATATCAACGAAATGTCAATCGATGGCGAGGAAGTTGATGAAGAGTATATTTTAGATAGAGAAAAATTCTTAAAAATAAAAATGCCTAATGTAGATGGTTTTGAGCCAAACATAGATGGACCAAATGCTCTTAATGATGTGCGTAAATATTATGCAAATCCTGCAAATTTTGGCGGAATAAAAAAAGAAGTATCTCAGCGTTGCATGAAAGATTGTCAAAAATCAACAGCAAAAATAAGACGCATCCAAAATGGTGGTATAAAAGACTTTTTACCTCCAATGTCAGTAGCAAAAGATTTACCTAAAAAAGAAGCTTCAGATATGGGTTTTAATGTTATGAAATCTTATGAAAACAACTGTATGCCTTGTCATGGTGCAGAAGGTATGGGTGCTCCTGTAACAGGTGATAAAGATGCTTGGGCTGAGGTTATGACTAATGGTATGGATACAGTTCAAAAAAATGCGCTTGAAGGTCTAAACGGTATGCCTGCAAAAGGTGGAGCAAGTGTTAGTGATAATGAGCTAAAATTGTTAGTTGATTATATGATTGAGAAAAGTAAATAA
- a CDS encoding thiosulfate oxidation carrier protein SoxY: MERRKFLSLTLGALVLAVAPASVRAEDYRKLKPTVWTAHTVEDAIKNLYGTTTTIEKGVKLSTPDVASSGGAVPVTFSTKIPAKTVSVFQDANPEAAVIVYSVTKYDITDYKIQIKMGKPGTITVVVEGLDGKLYSAKRSLDVALGGCEG; encoded by the coding sequence ATGGAAAGAAGAAAATTTTTAAGTTTAACTTTAGGTGCTTTAGTATTAGCTGTTGCCCCTGCAAGTGTAAGAGCAGAGGATTATAGAAAGTTAAAACCAACAGTATGGACTGCTCATACGGTTGAAGATGCTATTAAAAATCTATATGGAACTACAACTACAATCGAAAAAGGTGTTAAATTGAGTACGCCAGATGTTGCTAGTAGTGGTGGAGCTGTTCCTGTAACATTTAGCACTAAAATCCCTGCAAAGACAGTTTCTGTATTTCAAGATGCAAATCCAGAAGCAGCTGTAATTGTATATAGTGTTACAAAGTATGATATTACTGATTATAAGATTCAAATAAAAATGGGAAAACCAGGAACTATTACAGTTGTAGTAGAAGGTTTAGACGGAAAACTATACTCAGCTAAGAGAAGTTTAGATGTTGCACTTGGTGGATGTGAAGGTTAA
- the soxZ gene encoding thiosulfate oxidation carrier complex protein SoxZ has protein sequence MGIRVKAKLKKGIIKVTIQPSHAMTTYNQAKKKTGDSDNANFITHMSGTINGETVFDMSTSQFLSKNPIFKLKLKGETFKKKDKLIVTWVDRKGKTETKKGKIK, from the coding sequence ATGGGCATAAGAGTAAAAGCAAAATTAAAAAAAGGTATCATCAAAGTAACGATACAACCAAGTCATGCAATGACTACATACAATCAAGCAAAAAAGAAAACAGGAGATAGTGATAATGCTAATTTTATAACGCATATGTCAGGAACTATTAATGGTGAAACAGTATTTGACATGTCAACAAGTCAGTTTTTATCTAAAAATCCTATCTTTAAACTTAAACTTAAAGGTGAAACTTTTAAAAAGAAAGATAAGCTTATTGTTACATGGGTTGACCGTAAAGGTAAAACAGAAACAAAAAAAGGTAAAATCAAGTAA
- a CDS encoding thioredoxin family protein, which translates to MIKIIFKIFLFSLLLQVTLLSREIDINKLAKSASKTNKHLFVWLHKTGCGYCQTMEEFTLDNEKVKALLKKKFVEVHINIYEKDKVRYKDFIGSGRDFAKSVGYNFYPTSLFFDKNAKLVYAVPGYKDENVFYTILKYIDSKSYKKVDFEIYENDFEFKEEK; encoded by the coding sequence ATGATTAAAATAATATTTAAAATTTTTCTTTTTTCTCTACTTTTGCAAGTTACACTTCTATCAAGAGAGATAGATATAAACAAACTTGCAAAGTCTGCATCTAAAACTAATAAACATCTTTTTGTATGGCTTCATAAAACAGGTTGTGGTTATTGTCAAACTATGGAAGAATTTACTTTAGACAATGAAAAAGTAAAAGCACTACTTAAAAAGAAGTTTGTTGAAGTTCATATCAATATTTATGAAAAAGACAAGGTAAGATATAAAGACTTTATTGGAAGTGGACGAGATTTTGCAAAATCGGTTGGTTATAACTTCTATCCAACTTCTCTGTTTTTTGATAAAAATGCAAAGTTAGTTTATGCTGTCCCTGGCTATAAAGATGAAAATGTATTTTATACTATTTTAAAATATATTGACTCTAAGTCATACAAAAAGGTTGATTTTGAAATCTATGAAAATGACTTTGAATTTAAAGAGGAGAAATAG
- a CDS encoding MOSC domain-containing protein: MNKNSGNVLELFISKKEQSDRINKAEITVDAKGVKEDKYYANNPNRAILITSKESYDLAKDNGIDAVYSSLGENILLDVNPYHLVPGDRLQIGQTILEITQNCTLCNSLAKVDATLPKLLENDRGIFAKVIDGGVIKKGDIVKF; encoded by the coding sequence GTGAATAAAAATTCTGGAAATGTTTTAGAACTATTTATTTCTAAAAAAGAGCAAAGTGATAGAATCAATAAGGCGGAGATAACAGTAGATGCTAAGGGTGTGAAAGAAGATAAGTATTATGCAAATAATCCAAATAGAGCTATCTTAATAACTTCAAAAGAGAGTTATGATTTGGCTAAAGACAATGGCATAGATGCCGTGTATAGTTCTTTAGGTGAGAATATTTTACTTGATGTAAACCCTTATCACCTAGTTCCTGGAGATAGATTGCAAATCGGTCAAACTATTTTAGAGATAACTCAAAACTGTACGCTGTGTAATTCTTTAGCAAAAGTAGATGCAACTTTGCCAAAACTTCTTGAAAATGATAGAGGAATTTTTGCTAAGGTTATAGATGGCGGAGTAATTAAAAAAGGTGATATAGTTAAGTTTTAA